The Mesotoga sp. BH458_6_3_2_1 genome has a window encoding:
- a CDS encoding ComF family protein, with the protein MVCEREIDPNDYLCKDCLTSIRGPIMAPVEVLNIDSAHSYWKYESPMKELIRAYKFGDRPGVARLFAKIVFEMIDVFAPSTDVIVPVPTSLQAFIRRGFDTNLRILRHLARTIDIKIDNVLSISGKTVPQSTLKMQDRIDNVRDKFFLRKKPRSTSVILFDDVVTSGATASQCARVLREGGVKEITLLAIASAKK; encoded by the coding sequence TTGGTCTGCGAAAGGGAAATCGACCCCAATGACTACCTCTGCAAAGACTGTTTGACTTCTATTAGAGGTCCGATAATGGCTCCCGTTGAGGTCTTGAACATAGACTCGGCTCATTCTTATTGGAAGTATGAAAGCCCAATGAAAGAGCTTATTCGCGCTTACAAGTTTGGAGATAGGCCCGGCGTCGCTCGCCTTTTCGCAAAGATTGTCTTCGAAATGATAGATGTCTTTGCTCCATCTACAGATGTAATCGTCCCGGTTCCAACATCTTTGCAGGCGTTCATTAGGAGAGGTTTTGACACCAATCTGAGGATTCTCCGGCATCTTGCAAGAACGATCGATATTAAGATCGACAATGTTCTGTCGATTTCTGGAAAGACTGTCCCGCAGTCAACACTGAAGATGCAGGACAGGATAGATAATGTTAGAGATAAGTTCTTCTTGAGGAAGAAACCAAGAAGCACCTCGGTTATTCTTTTCGATGATGTGGTTACAAGCGGTGCAACTGCAAGTCAGTGTGCTAGAGTTCTAAGAGAAGGCGGTGTCAAGGAGATCACTTTACTTGCAATTGCCAGTGCAAAGAAATAG